The Oncorhynchus mykiss isolate Arlee chromosome 28, USDA_OmykA_1.1, whole genome shotgun sequence genome includes a window with the following:
- the zgc:153935 gene encoding uncharacterized protein CXorf38 homolog produces the protein MVHEELSARLNDGGYKNWLKAGYCLLKLREGLHPFTDTEMRSFHGNLVTRNPGLRRPCRSGCKPKGNQLYSVCVVCTEWRNMILRHHTNPRGVVNWGNCRPPLWNQDHWELAKAYMPRGQAGVKGAELCDASALLNLLNFCSHFNYVDQHCVREVIRCRNELMHSCEMRVCDQWMRRYQVSIQQLLQQFTHLPEVKAAGQQILEMLAVDLSVLVPGVDRVDGSLSEGVEPESISQWEADLLRERLQELLTDTDTQDTEELLRLRDFLLANRDLSDQFSSELQTITSMETQMRRRGEGGGNETPE, from the exons ATGGTACACGAAGAGTTGAGCGCTCGTCTGAACGATGGCGGGTATAAGAACTGGCTCAAAGCGGGGTACTGTCTCCTCAAACTGCGGGAGGGATTGCACCCTTTCACCgatactgagatgagatccttcCACGGAAATCTAGTCACTAGGAACCCGGGTCTGCGGCGGCCATGTCGGAGCGGGTGCAAACCCAAAGGGAATCAG ctgtactctgtgtgtgtggtgtgtacagAGTGGAGGAACATGATCCTGAGGCACCACACAAACCCCAGGGGGGTGGTGAATTGGGGGAATTGCAGACCCCCACTCTGGAACCAGGACCACTGGGAACTGGccaag GCCTACATGCCGCGGGGTCAAGCTGGGGTTAAGGGGGCGGAGCTGTGTGATGCGTCCGCACTGCTCAACCTCCTCAACTTCTGCTCCCACTTCAACTACGTGGACCAGCACTGTGTCAGAGAG GTTATCAGGTGTAGGAACGAGTTGATGCACTCCTGTGAGATGCGAGTGTGTGACCAGTGGATGAGGCGCTACCAGGTCAGCATACAGCAGCTCCTACAGCAATTCACACACCTACCAGAAGTGAAAGCAGCCGGACAACAGATactagag ATGCTGGCTGTTGATTTGTCGGTGTTAGTTCCTGGTGTGGACCGAGTGGACGGTTCCTTGTCGGAGGGGGTGGAGCCTGAGTCTATCAGCCAATGGGAAGCAGACTTGCTGAGAGAGAGGCTGCAGGAGCTGCttactgacacagacacacag GACACTGAGGAGTTGCTGAGACTGAGGGATTTCCTCCTGGCCAACAGAGACTTGAGTGACCAGTTCTCCTCTGAACTCCAGACCATCACATCAATGGAGACACAGatgaggagaaggggagaagggggagggaatgAGACACCTGAGTAA
- the LOC110508465 gene encoding uncharacterized protein LOC110508465 yields MGLYLVVLWVCAVVLHSLGRAEKVDLTVTQTTETSFSESTEGLTAGTVTTRLDVTRSPARHTHQSLEPDQKQELPPLYPCQDDETDYSERVYQRDSHGVMQLVQSDDDEDSEDYEDTDIDTSIHPCNLSPSGLACCLIYPTNQLNCSWKFHGLLNDSQSSAFVSVCRNNESISSVDCVSEVMGGQGWPGGVVRGVSAGCQGSVGDGVTSLSLTFKVSRPGVCCIYTNKMDTIDIEVLRPPPNITAWVREEGLLVQWDLPSNTTPRCFHYQLQINDLVRSFTEGLTFTETNLDHTQRYDVKMRVRKNSNCRGSEHWSSWSNTIPVAPSESHNQLNTPAVVGITLGIPMILLALLLLIRLQRDRLDRLFPPIPGPPLKIKHLLERDDLLQALPSKCVEEITVVEEAEETPVNIAS; encoded by the exons ATGGGGCTATATCTGGTGGTCCTCTGGGTCTGTGCTGTGGTGCTGCATTCCCTTGGGAGAGCAGAGAaag tggatttaacag taaCTCAAACGACTGAAACAAGTTTCTCTGAGAGCACAGAAGGGTTGACTGCGGGGACAGTTACTACAAGGCTGGATGTGACCCGAAGCCCtgctagacacacacaccagagccTAGAACCTGACCAGAAGCAAGAACTGCCTCCCTTATACCCCTGTCAGGATGACGAGACGGATTACAGTGAA AGAGTGTACCAGAGGGATTCTCATGGTGTTATGCAGCTGGTTCAGAGCGACGACGATGAAGACAGCGAGGACTATGAAGACACTGACATTGACACCAGCATTCACCCCTGCAACCTATCACCCA GTGGACTGGCCTGCTGTCTTATCTACCCAACCAATCAACTCAACTGCTCCTGGAAATTCCATGGTCTCCTTAATGACAGCCAATCCTCTGCCTTTGTCTC TGTGTGTAGGAACAATGAGAGTATCTCCAGTGTGGACTGTGTCTCTGAGGTCATGGGAGGCCAGGGATGGCCTGGCGGTGTGGTTCGAGGCGTGTCTGCTGGCTGCCAGGGGAGTGTGGGTGACGGCGTCACCTCTTTGAGTCTGACTTtcaaagtgtcacgccctggcgtGTGCTGCATCTACACCAATAAAATGGACACCATAGATATTGAAGTACTGCGCCCGCCCCCCAACATCACTGCCTGGGTCAGAGAGGAGGGTCTGCTGGTCCAGTGGGATCTTCCGTCCAACACCACACCCAGATGCTTCCACTACCAGCTCCAGATCAATGACCTG GTGAGGAGCTTCACAGAGGGACTGACATTCACTGAGACCAACCTGGACCACACACAACGGTACGACGTGAAGATGAGGGTGAGGAAGAATAGTAACTGCAGAGGATCTGAACACTGGAGCAGCTGGAGCAACACCATCC cggtGGCCCCGTCTGAATCACACAATCAGCTGAACACTCCGGCGGTTGTTGGCATCACTCTGGGGATACCCATGATCCTCCTGGCTCTGCTGCTGCTGATCAGACTCCAGAG ggaccGTCTGGACCGTCTGTTTCCCCCCATCCCTGGTCCCCCACTGAAGATTAAACACCTCTTGGAGAGAGACGACCTACTTCAG GCCCTGCCGTCCAAATGTGTTGAGGAGATCACAGTGGTGGAGGAAGCTGAGGAAACACCTGTCAATATAGCCAGTTAG
- the si:ch211-91p5.3 gene encoding uncharacterized protein si:ch211-91p5.3 isoform X2 produces the protein MPRGNIDHTTVDQFDISAFLNLMSQCSYFAKFVKSKTLITQVTNVRNQVMHSADFRVEKRELESYLGRIKDLGQALKTHYPKFSELTEEIEQLQNTDFSFIMSCVGKKIALAAEHSESMLKLQNFLSLEQQILKEKLECLSQRYEEDRETALTLEELQCVRVFLEGNNDLQKSLAPQWERLTEVQERVDTLTVRVDTLEMNTRTHDPEFSTDILKYKNHLYEEARRQGWPEPVFSEIKEALGYRGRVQVRGQTFEGVQVCPKSKTAHQEVAKLALSQLAKDSASLSELANDTEEGEASSSQTDQPQSLSCTGPMFFGSVTVVLKTDITSGEGHSGMTEAVQSAYKKLALLLDLPESASSYKDVVLKHCHTRDVPPPEEAVQSDAEEKTYQCTLQFTGPITFYVPEGSSKKKQACQQAAKVALQRLSGVLGSKEVVGGNYVSTLKELLEAQTPQLDKPAYDVTDRGRGAGEVTERGGGVEERGGVTSGGGIGKKEKGVGSSEGEGCPHLPPAPMIHSVQPPESQVVPVSLMETLVTMDPMATTVTMVAMHTTAPINTTITMETQGGGASESDPNQATPTLPEESSVSSDGRGFVMCVAVRVQKDLDPHEASSREEALQAAYCSLLQGLSLGPPPTAGGEKQSVLEFFRRTKCDPPVEDCVTTMEGKHRCALRIVGELTFHSTEAAPKKQQAEHCAAKEALRRLNGVLSGVLGGDIGRAGPNYKGKLQELLVKHGGGAKPEYKNTEANKIRTGAAASQMTGETAAVGTTLQGDKLSVTTETTPDDSGPPPSKRSAGGEMEEIRRCLALWSLQPPCVVCENVSVEQLCEWTVEVRLDRHAFRNQTLFSSKKEAIRWSCHSLGTAGDIFQPGTDESKSTAVVKTFFLQRSFPLPVEEVAEPEKGRFCCNLKDITCVFTYRGEGSSEAAACQSAYQRALSRLAPFIGYCGPVAPPSSTADAKQRLSTLLEGTALTSVKSALSETQYRISAQLRFSGYSMETEGQDSRKATRAQLSQRLLGLLGEDEMDSTASVRNVLDEWFAKKGLEKPGFEYTNDKFGTKVTFSAPLICSYKEWQASLEKAKKKLIDELQRRVKYFCDGSTN, from the exons ATGCCCCGTGGAAATATAGACCACACCACTGTGGACCAATTTGACATCTCGGCCTTCCTCAATCTCATGTCCCAATGCAGCTACTTTGCCAAGTTTGTGAAGTCCAAAACTCTTATCACACAG gtGACCAACGTGAGGAACCAGGTGATGCACTCGGCTGACTTCCGGGTGGAGAAGAGGGAGTTAGAATCCTACCTAGGGCGAATCAAAGACCTGGGCCAGGCTCTGAAAACACACTACCCCAAATTCAGTGAGCTGACAGAGGAGAtcgaacag CTCCAGAATACAGACTTCAGTTTTATCATGAGCTGTGTTGGGAAGAAGATTGCACTTGCGGCAGAGCATTCTGAGAGCATGCTGAAACTCCAGAACTTTCTGAGTCTGGAACAACAGATACTGAAGGAAAAGTTGGAGTGTCTGTCCCAACGCtatgaagaggacagagagacagcccttact CTGGAGGAGTTGCAGTGTGTGAGGGTGTTTCTGGAGGGGAACAATGACCTGCAGAAGAGCCTGGCGCCACAGtgggagagactgacagaggtgCAGGAAAGAGTGGACACACTCACCGTCAGAGTGGACACACTGGAgatgaacacacgcacacacg ATCCTGAGTTCAGTACTGACATCCTCAAATATAAGAACCATCTGTATGAAGAGGCCAGGAGGCAAGGGTGGCCTGAGCCTGTCTTCTCAGAGATAAAGGAAGCCCTCG GTTACAGGGGTCGTGTGCAGGTGAGAGGTCAGACATTTGAAGGTGTTCAGGTGTGCCCAAAGTCGAAGACAGCGCACCAGGAAGTGGCTAAACTGGCCCTGAGCCAGCTAGCCAAGGACAGTGCTAGCCTGAGTGAGCTAGCCAATGACACAGAGGAGGGAGAGGCATCCAGTAGCCAGACGGACCAACCACAAAGCCTCTCATGCACAG GCCCCATGTTCTTTGGTAGTGTCACTGTGGTCCTTAAAACTGACATCACCTCTGGAGAGGGGCATTCTGGAATGACAGAGGCTGTTCAGTCTGCCTACAAGAAACTAGCTCTCCTGTTGGATCTACCAGAATCAG CTTCCTCCTATAAGGATGTGGTCCTGAAGCACTGTCATACGCGGGATGTCCCACCCCCAGAGGAGGCTGTCCAATCTGATGCAGAGGAGAAGACGTACCAATGCACTCTTCAATTCACTGGACCAATCACCTTCTATGTCCCAG AGGGTTCCAGCAAAAAGAAACAGGCATGTCAGCAGGCAGCTAAAGTGGCCCTCCAGCGGCTGTCCGGAGTCCTCGGCAGTAAGGAAGTGGTGGGAGGGAACTACGTGAGCACCCTGAAAGAGCTGCTGGAGGCTCAGACCCCACAACTGGACAAGCCTGCGTATGATGTCACAGACAGAGGAAGGGGAGCGGGGGAGGTcactgagaggggggggggagtggaggaACGTGGAGGGGTGACAAGTGGGGGGGGGATCGGCAAGAAGGAGAAAGGAGTGGGGTCAAGCGAAGGTGAGGGCTGCCCTCACCTCCCACCAGCTCCCATGATACATAGCGTGCAGCCCCCCGAGAGTCAGGTGGTCCCAGTGTCACTAATGGAAACCTTGGTTACTATGGACCCCATGGCTACCACAGTCACCATGGTTGCCATGCATACCACAGCCCCCATAAATACCACAATTACCATGGAGACCCAGGGGGGAGGGGCCTCAGAGTCAGACCCCAACCAAGCCACACCCACCCTCCCAGAGGAGAGCAGCGTCTCTTCAG ATGGCCGGGGGTTCGTTATGTGTGTGGCGGTACGTGTGCAGAAGGACCTCGACCCACACGAGGCCTCCTCTCGAGAGGAGGCGCTACAGGCAGCCTACTGCAGTCTGCTCCAGGGCCTGTCCCTGGGTCCGCCGCCTACAGCAG GTGGTGAGAAGCAGAGTGTGTTGGAGTTCTTCAGACGGACAAAGTGTGACCCCCCAGTGGAGGACTGTGTAACAACTATGGAGGGAAAGCACAGATGCGCTCTAAGAATCGTAGGCGAGCTCACCTTCCACAGCACAG aGGCGGCCCCCAAAAAGCAGCAGGCAGAGCATTGCGCCGCTAAGGAGGCCCTGAGGCGTCTGAATGGGGTCCTGAGTGGGGTTTTGGGCGGAGACATTGGCAGAGCGGGTCCAAACTACAAGGGTAAACTCCAGGAGTTGCTGgtcaagcatggaggaggagccaAGCCAGAGTACAAAAATACTGAGGCTAACAAGATCAGAACAGGAGCCG ctGCAAGTCAGATGACCGGGGAAACTGCTGCTGTTGGCACTACTCTACAGGGTGACAAGTTGTCAGTTACCACGGAGACGACACCTGACGATTCCGGCCCGCCTCCGTCTAAGAGATCTGcagggggagagatggaag aaatCCGGCGGTGTCTGGCACTGTGGAGTCTGCAGCCcccgtgtgtggtgtgtgagaatGTGTCTGTGGAGCAGTTGTGTGAGTGGACGGTGGAGGTCCGACTAGACCGTCACGCCTTCCGGAACCAGACCCTGTTCAGCTCTAAGAAAGAGGCTATCCGCTGGTCCTGCCACAGCCTGGGTACAGCAGGGGATATCTTCCAGCCTGGCACCG aCGAGAGTAAGTCCACGGCGGTGGTGAAGACTTTTTTCCTGCAGCGGTCGTTCCCGTTGCCTGTGGAGGAAGTAGCAGAACCAGAGAAGGGCAGGTTCTGCTGCAATCTCAAAGACATCACCTGTGTCTTCACTTACCGTGGAGAGG GTTCCAGTGAGGCTGCAGCATGTCAGTCGGCCTACCAGAGGGCGCTGTCTCGTCTTGCTCCTTTCATTGGCTACTGTGGTCCTGTGGCCCCACCCAGCAGCACTGCGGATGCGAAGCAAAGGCTCAGCACTCTGTTGGAGGGGACAGCCCTTACATCTGTGAAGTCCGCCCTTTCAGAAACTCAGTACAGAATCTCCGCCCAGCTTAGGTTCTCGGG GTACAGCATGGAGACTGAAGGACAGGACAGTAGGAAAGCTACCAGAGCCCAACTCAGCCAGCGCTTACTGGGCCTACTTGGGGAGGATGAGATGG ACTCCACAGCCTCGGTGAGGAACGTTCTAGATGAGTGGTTTGCGAAGAAAGGTCTGGAGAAACCTGGATTTGAGTACACTAATGACAAGTTTGGGACAAAAGTCACCTTCTCTGCCCCTCTCATCTGCTCCTACAAAG AGTGGCAAGCCAGCCTGGAGAAAGCGAAGAAGAAATTAATCGATGAACTGCAGAGGCGGGTCAAATACTTTTGTGACGGAAGCACCAACTGA
- the si:ch211-91p5.3 gene encoding uncharacterized protein si:ch211-91p5.3 isoform X1: protein MDSFRRFQDDDYKNWIKTTMGLNCLKTRLGGFLEHETETYHDHLRNKVNANKGDLCKTQCNLKKWMPRPKQVPQVCEVCVPWRDEIWANHSCKGGQVYWNNSKPYLWPTKKWEVAKVYMPRGNIDHTTVDQFDISAFLNLMSQCSYFAKFVKSKTLITQVTNVRNQVMHSADFRVEKRELESYLGRIKDLGQALKTHYPKFSELTEEIEQLQNTDFSFIMSCVGKKIALAAEHSESMLKLQNFLSLEQQILKEKLECLSQRYEEDRETALTLEELQCVRVFLEGNNDLQKSLAPQWERLTEVQERVDTLTVRVDTLEMNTRTHDPEFSTDILKYKNHLYEEARRQGWPEPVFSEIKEALGYRGRVQVRGQTFEGVQVCPKSKTAHQEVAKLALSQLAKDSASLSELANDTEEGEASSSQTDQPQSLSCTGPMFFGSVTVVLKTDITSGEGHSGMTEAVQSAYKKLALLLDLPESASSYKDVVLKHCHTRDVPPPEEAVQSDAEEKTYQCTLQFTGPITFYVPEGSSKKKQACQQAAKVALQRLSGVLGSKEVVGGNYVSTLKELLEAQTPQLDKPAYDVTDRGRGAGEVTERGGGVEERGGVTSGGGIGKKEKGVGSSEGEGCPHLPPAPMIHSVQPPESQVVPVSLMETLVTMDPMATTVTMVAMHTTAPINTTITMETQGGGASESDPNQATPTLPEESSVSSDGRGFVMCVAVRVQKDLDPHEASSREEALQAAYCSLLQGLSLGPPPTAGGEKQSVLEFFRRTKCDPPVEDCVTTMEGKHRCALRIVGELTFHSTEAAPKKQQAEHCAAKEALRRLNGVLSGVLGGDIGRAGPNYKGKLQELLVKHGGGAKPEYKNTEANKIRTGAAASQMTGETAAVGTTLQGDKLSVTTETTPDDSGPPPSKRSAGGEMEEIRRCLALWSLQPPCVVCENVSVEQLCEWTVEVRLDRHAFRNQTLFSSKKEAIRWSCHSLGTAGDIFQPGTDESKSTAVVKTFFLQRSFPLPVEEVAEPEKGRFCCNLKDITCVFTYRGEGSSEAAACQSAYQRALSRLAPFIGYCGPVAPPSSTADAKQRLSTLLEGTALTSVKSALSETQYRISAQLRFSGYSMETEGQDSRKATRAQLSQRLLGLLGEDEMDSTASVRNVLDEWFAKKGLEKPGFEYTNDKFGTKVTFSAPLICSYKEWQASLEKAKKKLIDELQRRVKYFCDGSTN, encoded by the exons ATGGACTCATTCAGACGGTTTCAGGATGACGACTATAAAAACTGGATTAAAACGACCATGGGTCTGAATTGTCTTAAAACGCGACTAGGAGGATTCCTGGAACACGAAACCGAAACGTACCACGATCACCTCCGAAACAAAGTGAACGCAAACAAAGGCGATCTATGTAAAACACAATGTAACCTGAAGAAATGGATGCCCAGGCCTAAGCAG GTTCCTCAAGTGTGTGAAGTGTGCGTGCCATGGAGAGATGAGATCTGGGCCAACCATTCATGTAAAGGCGGACAGGTCTACTGGAATAACTCCAAGCCGTACCTGTGGCCTACGAAGAAATGGGAGGTTGCCAAG gtctACATGCCCCGTGGAAATATAGACCACACCACTGTGGACCAATTTGACATCTCGGCCTTCCTCAATCTCATGTCCCAATGCAGCTACTTTGCCAAGTTTGTGAAGTCCAAAACTCTTATCACACAG gtGACCAACGTGAGGAACCAGGTGATGCACTCGGCTGACTTCCGGGTGGAGAAGAGGGAGTTAGAATCCTACCTAGGGCGAATCAAAGACCTGGGCCAGGCTCTGAAAACACACTACCCCAAATTCAGTGAGCTGACAGAGGAGAtcgaacag CTCCAGAATACAGACTTCAGTTTTATCATGAGCTGTGTTGGGAAGAAGATTGCACTTGCGGCAGAGCATTCTGAGAGCATGCTGAAACTCCAGAACTTTCTGAGTCTGGAACAACAGATACTGAAGGAAAAGTTGGAGTGTCTGTCCCAACGCtatgaagaggacagagagacagcccttact CTGGAGGAGTTGCAGTGTGTGAGGGTGTTTCTGGAGGGGAACAATGACCTGCAGAAGAGCCTGGCGCCACAGtgggagagactgacagaggtgCAGGAAAGAGTGGACACACTCACCGTCAGAGTGGACACACTGGAgatgaacacacgcacacacg ATCCTGAGTTCAGTACTGACATCCTCAAATATAAGAACCATCTGTATGAAGAGGCCAGGAGGCAAGGGTGGCCTGAGCCTGTCTTCTCAGAGATAAAGGAAGCCCTCG GTTACAGGGGTCGTGTGCAGGTGAGAGGTCAGACATTTGAAGGTGTTCAGGTGTGCCCAAAGTCGAAGACAGCGCACCAGGAAGTGGCTAAACTGGCCCTGAGCCAGCTAGCCAAGGACAGTGCTAGCCTGAGTGAGCTAGCCAATGACACAGAGGAGGGAGAGGCATCCAGTAGCCAGACGGACCAACCACAAAGCCTCTCATGCACAG GCCCCATGTTCTTTGGTAGTGTCACTGTGGTCCTTAAAACTGACATCACCTCTGGAGAGGGGCATTCTGGAATGACAGAGGCTGTTCAGTCTGCCTACAAGAAACTAGCTCTCCTGTTGGATCTACCAGAATCAG CTTCCTCCTATAAGGATGTGGTCCTGAAGCACTGTCATACGCGGGATGTCCCACCCCCAGAGGAGGCTGTCCAATCTGATGCAGAGGAGAAGACGTACCAATGCACTCTTCAATTCACTGGACCAATCACCTTCTATGTCCCAG AGGGTTCCAGCAAAAAGAAACAGGCATGTCAGCAGGCAGCTAAAGTGGCCCTCCAGCGGCTGTCCGGAGTCCTCGGCAGTAAGGAAGTGGTGGGAGGGAACTACGTGAGCACCCTGAAAGAGCTGCTGGAGGCTCAGACCCCACAACTGGACAAGCCTGCGTATGATGTCACAGACAGAGGAAGGGGAGCGGGGGAGGTcactgagaggggggggggagtggaggaACGTGGAGGGGTGACAAGTGGGGGGGGGATCGGCAAGAAGGAGAAAGGAGTGGGGTCAAGCGAAGGTGAGGGCTGCCCTCACCTCCCACCAGCTCCCATGATACATAGCGTGCAGCCCCCCGAGAGTCAGGTGGTCCCAGTGTCACTAATGGAAACCTTGGTTACTATGGACCCCATGGCTACCACAGTCACCATGGTTGCCATGCATACCACAGCCCCCATAAATACCACAATTACCATGGAGACCCAGGGGGGAGGGGCCTCAGAGTCAGACCCCAACCAAGCCACACCCACCCTCCCAGAGGAGAGCAGCGTCTCTTCAG ATGGCCGGGGGTTCGTTATGTGTGTGGCGGTACGTGTGCAGAAGGACCTCGACCCACACGAGGCCTCCTCTCGAGAGGAGGCGCTACAGGCAGCCTACTGCAGTCTGCTCCAGGGCCTGTCCCTGGGTCCGCCGCCTACAGCAG GTGGTGAGAAGCAGAGTGTGTTGGAGTTCTTCAGACGGACAAAGTGTGACCCCCCAGTGGAGGACTGTGTAACAACTATGGAGGGAAAGCACAGATGCGCTCTAAGAATCGTAGGCGAGCTCACCTTCCACAGCACAG aGGCGGCCCCCAAAAAGCAGCAGGCAGAGCATTGCGCCGCTAAGGAGGCCCTGAGGCGTCTGAATGGGGTCCTGAGTGGGGTTTTGGGCGGAGACATTGGCAGAGCGGGTCCAAACTACAAGGGTAAACTCCAGGAGTTGCTGgtcaagcatggaggaggagccaAGCCAGAGTACAAAAATACTGAGGCTAACAAGATCAGAACAGGAGCCG ctGCAAGTCAGATGACCGGGGAAACTGCTGCTGTTGGCACTACTCTACAGGGTGACAAGTTGTCAGTTACCACGGAGACGACACCTGACGATTCCGGCCCGCCTCCGTCTAAGAGATCTGcagggggagagatggaag aaatCCGGCGGTGTCTGGCACTGTGGAGTCTGCAGCCcccgtgtgtggtgtgtgagaatGTGTCTGTGGAGCAGTTGTGTGAGTGGACGGTGGAGGTCCGACTAGACCGTCACGCCTTCCGGAACCAGACCCTGTTCAGCTCTAAGAAAGAGGCTATCCGCTGGTCCTGCCACAGCCTGGGTACAGCAGGGGATATCTTCCAGCCTGGCACCG aCGAGAGTAAGTCCACGGCGGTGGTGAAGACTTTTTTCCTGCAGCGGTCGTTCCCGTTGCCTGTGGAGGAAGTAGCAGAACCAGAGAAGGGCAGGTTCTGCTGCAATCTCAAAGACATCACCTGTGTCTTCACTTACCGTGGAGAGG GTTCCAGTGAGGCTGCAGCATGTCAGTCGGCCTACCAGAGGGCGCTGTCTCGTCTTGCTCCTTTCATTGGCTACTGTGGTCCTGTGGCCCCACCCAGCAGCACTGCGGATGCGAAGCAAAGGCTCAGCACTCTGTTGGAGGGGACAGCCCTTACATCTGTGAAGTCCGCCCTTTCAGAAACTCAGTACAGAATCTCCGCCCAGCTTAGGTTCTCGGG GTACAGCATGGAGACTGAAGGACAGGACAGTAGGAAAGCTACCAGAGCCCAACTCAGCCAGCGCTTACTGGGCCTACTTGGGGAGGATGAGATGG ACTCCACAGCCTCGGTGAGGAACGTTCTAGATGAGTGGTTTGCGAAGAAAGGTCTGGAGAAACCTGGATTTGAGTACACTAATGACAAGTTTGGGACAAAAGTCACCTTCTCTGCCCCTCTCATCTGCTCCTACAAAG AGTGGCAAGCCAGCCTGGAGAAAGCGAAGAAGAAATTAATCGATGAACTGCAGAGGCGGGTCAAATACTTTTGTGACGGAAGCACCAACTGA